In the Streptomyces cinnamoneus genome, GACTGACAGTCAGGCGGATCTGCTTGCCGTCGGGGTGCGCGTAGTCCAGCGGTACGGCGACGGTGCCGCACTGCACGGGGGCGGCGAGGCCCTCGACGGCGGGGCAGGCGCCGAAGTCGATGCCGCGGTCGGCGGCCCGGCGGGCGGCGAGGGCGACGCCGCGCGTCTCGGCCTGCCCGTCGTAGGCCTGTGCCGGGGTGGCGGGGAGGCCGGTGAGCCCGGTGAGGATCAGGGATCCGAGGGTTCCGTACAAGGCTGCTGTTCTCACTAGCCTTATCCCTTCATATGTAATACGGCAAAAGGGATAATTAGGTCAGGGGTTGGTGAAGTAAAGGACTGACCGGCGATGTCGAGCGTTTCGGGCACTAATGGGCTCGACCCGGCGCCCCCGCCCCCCGTTCGCCCCCGCGCTGCCGCCGAACCGCGCGGACACGGTTGGCTCCCCCGCTTCTGCGGCAGGATGGCGGGTGGGGGTGATGGGCGTGTGCGAGCGGCCGGAAGCGAAGAGGAGCGCGATCGGAAGGCCCTACGACCCCGAACGGCTCTTCCTGCCCCCCGACGACGACCTCGCCCCGAACCGCCCGGGGGAGACGTTGCGTGCGAGGCTCGACGCGTCGCGGACGGGGCGCGCCGGGCTCGTCCTGGCCCGGCTGCTGGGGCGCAGGCCCGTGGAGGACTCCTGGCGCAGGCGGCTGGCCGCCGAGCAAGTCGTCGGCGCGGAGCTGGAGGAGCTGACGGCCGGTGGCTGGGAGGTGGTGCACTCGATCGTGCTGCCCGGCGGCCCCGCCAGCGCCGTGATCTCCCACCTGCTCATCGGCCCCGGAGGTGTCTTCTGCGTCGCCTCCGAGCCGACCCGCAGGGCTCATGCGGAGGTCGGGGACTCCGCCGTCCGCGTCGTCGGCGAACGGCATCCCCGCCCCTGCGTCCGCCGGGCCCGGCACAGCGCGGCTCGGGCGTCGCTGGCGCTCTCCCGGGGGTGCGGCTTCCTGGTGCGCGTCCTGCCGGTCCTGGTGCTGGTGGGGCCCCCGAGCTGGGAGGTGGCGGCTTCGCTGGAGGACGTCCGCGTCCTCGGGGAGCGGGAGGTGGCCGGACTCGGCGCCCTGGGCGGCGCGCTCCACCCGCACCGGGTCGACCGGATCCACACGGTGGCGCGCAACCGCCGCGTCTGGCTGGGGGCGTGAGGGGGCCAGGGGGTGTCCGATGGGTCAGCACAGGCCCTGCGGCGCCCGGCACGGCACCTCGCTGCGTTGTCACATCAGCCGAGGACGCCCGGTCCGAGGCAAATGCTCCGCCTTGCGATCCACCGCACCGGACACCGCAGGACCCGCACCGACCCATCGGACACCCCCTAGCGGGGCCGGGGAAGGCCGTCGGACAGCAGCTGCCGCAGCAGCGCCGCGTCCGCCTCGTCCAGGCCGTCGGCGAAGCGGGTCAGCACCACTTCCCGGTCGGTGCGGCCGTCGAGGATCTTGTGCATGCGGCGGGCGGCGAGCCCGGCCTCGTCGGTCAGGGGCGCGTAGGCGTAGGCGCGGCCGCGCGGGGTGCGGGTGAGCACCTCCTTGCCGTGCAGCCGGGAGAGGATCGTGACCACCGTGCTGTACGTCAGCTCGCCCGGCAGGGTGGCCTGCACCTCACGGGGTGTCAGCGGGATGCCCGCCCGCTGCAGCGCCGCGAGGACCTCGCCTTCGAGCGCTCCGCTCGGGCGGCGCCGGCCCTGGCGCACGACGACGGGTGTGGCCGCGTCCATCTTCTTGAGTGTTCCTTCTGCCGAGCTACCGCTGATCTCCGGGTTCTCCCTCTACAGGAGTGTAAAGGACGCGGACGTCAGCTCAGAACCTGACGGATCTGAAGATTTCGGTTGTGGCAGACTCGCGGGATATCGAGTGCGAGAAGCGGCGACAGGTGTTCGGACGAGGTCGGGGTAAGTCAGTGGTCGAACGGGACAACGGGACAGGCGCCCACAAGCCATCCGCCTCCGCCCACGGCAGGCGGCGCCGGCCGCCGGCCCGCCGCTTCAGCCTGCCCCGCCTCCGGCCGCCCCGCTTCGACGCGGCCCGCCTCCGGCCCGCCTACCCCCGCCCGGGGCGCACGGGCTACCGCCGCTGGGTGCCCTCGTGGCGCCAGGCGCTGGGCCTGTTCGGCCTCGTCTTCGGCACGCTCACCGCGATCGTCATGATCCTCTACGCCCGCACGGAGATACCCGCCGACCTCAACGCCTTCGCCACCCAGCAGGACAACGTCTACTACTGGGCCGACGGCACCGAGATGGCCCGCACCGGCCCCGTGGACCGTCAGGACACGGCGCTGGAGAAGGTCCCCGAGAAGGTGCGCTGGGCCGCGCTCGCCGCCGAGAACGAGACCTTCTACTCCGACAGCGGCGTCTCGCCCAGCGGCATGATGCGCGCGGTCACCCGGATGGTCACCGGCGGCGACACCCAGGGCGGCTCCACGATCACCCAGCAGTACGTGAAGAACGCCTACCTCAACCAGCAGCAGACCTTCAGCCGCAAGCTCACCGAGGCGTTCATCGCGATCAAGCTGGACAACAGGATGAGTAAGGACGACATCCTGGAGGGCTACCTCAACACCAGCTGGTTCGGCCGCGGCACCTACGGCATCGCGCGCGCCGCGCACGCCTATTACGACAAGGACGTCTCGCAGCTCAACGCCAGCGAGGGCGCCTTCCTCGCCTCGCTGCTCAAGGGCGCGGCCCTGTACGACCCCGCGGTCGGCGCCAAGAACCACGAGCGCGCCGTCGAGCGCTGGAAGTGGATCCTCGACCGCATGGTCAGCACCGGCAAGCTCTCGGCCGAGGAGCGGGCCCGCTACACCACCTTCCCCGAGCCCAAGGCCCCGCCCAAGCCCGTCAACCTCACCGGCCAGACCGGCTACCTGGTGGACACCGCCCGCGCCTACGTCAGCGCCCACACGAACGTCTCCGACGCCGACTTCGACCTCGGCGGCTACCAGATCCGCACCACCTTCGAGAAGCCCAGGGTCGAGGCCCTCGCCAAGGCCGTCGACGGCGCGCGCGCCCACCTCGACCCGGATGAGCGGGAAGCCGACCAGAACGTCCGCATCGGCGCCGCCTCCGTCGCGACGGACGGACGCATCGTGGCCCTCTACGGCGGCCCCGACTACCTCAAGCAGGGCTTCAACGACGCCAACTCCACCGTCGTCCCGGCGGGCGGCGCCTTCACGCCCTTCGTCTACGCCGCCGCCCTCCGCGACGGCATCCAGCGCGAACGCGGCGCGACCCGTACGCCCGTCACCCCCGCCACGCTCTACAACGGCGACAACAAGGTGGCGATACGCACCCCCGAGGGGCCCTACTGGGACCGCTCGGGGAAGATCGTCAAGGCCCTCAACGACGACTCCAAGTCCTGGGGCAGGATCACGCTCAAGGAGGCGGTCGCCCAGTCCGTCAACTCCCCGATGATGCAGCTGGGGATGGACGTGGGCCTGGACCGGGTGAGCCGGACGGCCGTGGGCGCGGGGCTGCTCCCCGAGAGCCTCGGCCCCCAGGTGCCGGCCTTCTCGCTCGGCACCTCCACGCCCAGCGCCATCCGCATGGCCGGCGCCTACGCCACCTTCGCCGCCAAGGGCATGCACAGCGAGCCCTACTCCGTCGGCAGCCTCCGGCGCAACGGCGACGCGGTGGAGGTGGAGAAGCCCACCGCCGAGCGGGCCCTGCCGGCGGGCGTCGCCACGTCCGTGGACGACGCGCTGCACGAGGCCGTCAAGCGCGGCAGCGCCACCGCGGCCAAGGCGGCCGGGCCGGACGCGGCCGGCAAGACCGGCACCGGACCGGACAACAAGTCCGCGTGGTTCGCCGGCTACCGCGGCAAGGTCTCGACCGCCGTCTCCCTCACCCGCATCGACCCCAAGACCCAGGAGCTGCTGCCCCTGGACGGCCTCGGCGGCGCCCCGAAGACCGCGACCGGCAGCCCGTACCCGATCGACATCTGGACGGCCTGCATGGCGAAGACCGGCGGCTGAGCGGCGGCCGGGCCGGGGCGGCCCGGACGGGAGCACGGGAGCCGCGCCCGCGCTCCCCGCGGGCGGCCGGCCGCTCGCGGCGGACTACTTCAGGAAGCTCTTCCAGTCCGGGGCCTGCGCCGGGTCCAGCCCGCGCAGCTTCGCCAGCACCTTCGGGTCCTGGACGTCCATCCAGTCGGCCAGCTGCTTGAACGACACGCAGCGCACCCCGTCCCGCTTGCACACCGACTTCATGACGTCCTCCACGGCCTTCATGTAAATGCCGTCGTTCCAGTCCTCGAAGTGGTTGCCGATGAACAGGGGCGCCCGGCTGCCGTTGTACACGCGCTCGAACCCGTTCAGATAGCCGTCACGCGTCAGCTTCCGCCACTCCTCGTACTTCGCCGGGTCGCCCTTGGTGTTGTCCCCGGACTGGTTGAAGAGGAAGTTGAAGTCCATCGACAGGACCTGCTTGTCGCTCTTGGGATACGGCAGCAGCTGCAGCGGGAAGTTCCAGATGTCGTTGACCTTGGACGGCCACAGCTGGAAGTCGCCGGGCGAGCTGGCGTCGTACCGCCAGCCGAACTCCTTCGCCGCCGTCAGCAGGTTCTTCTGCCCCTCAAGACAGGGGGCGCGGCCGCCCACCAGCTCCTTCTTGTAGTCGAAGGGCAGCGGGGGCAGGTCCTTGTAGCCGGTGTTCGTCTTCCAGTTCTGCACGAAGGAATACGACTGCTCGATCTCGCTCTTCCACTCCGCCGGGCTCCAGTCGCCGCCGCCCTTGGCGCCGCAGAAGTGGCCGTTGAAGTGCGTGCCTATCTCGTTGCCGGCCAGCCACGCGCTGCGCACCTGCTTCAGGGTGTCCCGGATGTGCGCGTCGGTCGCGAAGGATATCGCCGCGTCGCCCGGCTTGTGCTGCGGGGGCTTGTACAGCGTCGCCTTCGACTTCGGCAGCAGGTACATGCCGGTCAGGAAGAACGTCATCTGCGCGTCGTTCTCCTTGGCTACCTCCTGGAAGTGCGAGAAGAGGTGGTCGTCGCCCTCCAGCGCGCCGTCCCAGGAGAAGACCACGAACTGCGGGGGCTTCTCGCCCGGCTTGAGCTTCTCGGGTTTCTTCACGTTCGGCTGCGGGCCGGTGTAGGACGTCGAGCCGTCCCCGAGGACGTGGACCTTGCCGTCCCAGACCTCCTCCTCCTTGGCCCCGCCGTGCGCCTCGTCCTTGGGGTTCCCGGACTCCGGGCGGCCCGAGGAGGCGGCGGCGGAGCTTCCGCGGTCATCGGAACCGCCGCCCGTCAGCCCCACCACGAGCGCCGCGACGACGCACACGGAGCCCAGAGCCGTCGCGCCGTACATGGACTTGCCGCGCATGGACTTCATCGACAACTTCGCACTCCCTGGCGCCAGCACATCTGTTCAGGCGTCAGTATCACAGGCTTGTATGACAACTCCGTAGCAACGGGTGGTCCGCGACCA is a window encoding:
- a CDS encoding transglycosylase domain-containing protein; this translates as MVERDNGTGAHKPSASAHGRRRRPPARRFSLPRLRPPRFDAARLRPAYPRPGRTGYRRWVPSWRQALGLFGLVFGTLTAIVMILYARTEIPADLNAFATQQDNVYYWADGTEMARTGPVDRQDTALEKVPEKVRWAALAAENETFYSDSGVSPSGMMRAVTRMVTGGDTQGGSTITQQYVKNAYLNQQQTFSRKLTEAFIAIKLDNRMSKDDILEGYLNTSWFGRGTYGIARAAHAYYDKDVSQLNASEGAFLASLLKGAALYDPAVGAKNHERAVERWKWILDRMVSTGKLSAEERARYTTFPEPKAPPKPVNLTGQTGYLVDTARAYVSAHTNVSDADFDLGGYQIRTTFEKPRVEALAKAVDGARAHLDPDEREADQNVRIGAASVATDGRIVALYGGPDYLKQGFNDANSTVVPAGGAFTPFVYAAALRDGIQRERGATRTPVTPATLYNGDNKVAIRTPEGPYWDRSGKIVKALNDDSKSWGRITLKEAVAQSVNSPMMQLGMDVGLDRVSRTAVGAGLLPESLGPQVPAFSLGTSTPSAIRMAGAYATFAAKGMHSEPYSVGSLRRNGDAVEVEKPTAERALPAGVATSVDDALHEAVKRGSATAAKAAGPDAAGKTGTGPDNKSAWFAGYRGKVSTAVSLTRIDPKTQELLPLDGLGGAPKTATGSPYPIDIWTACMAKTGG
- a CDS encoding BlaI/MecI/CopY family transcriptional regulator, with translation MDAATPVVVRQGRRRPSGALEGEVLAALQRAGIPLTPREVQATLPGELTYSTVVTILSRLHGKEVLTRTPRGRAYAYAPLTDEAGLAARRMHKILDGRTDREVVLTRFADGLDEADAALLRQLLSDGLPRPR
- a CDS encoding nuclease-related domain-containing protein — protein: MCERPEAKRSAIGRPYDPERLFLPPDDDLAPNRPGETLRARLDASRTGRAGLVLARLLGRRPVEDSWRRRLAAEQVVGAELEELTAGGWEVVHSIVLPGGPASAVISHLLIGPGGVFCVASEPTRRAHAEVGDSAVRVVGERHPRPCVRRARHSAARASLALSRGCGFLVRVLPVLVLVGPPSWEVAASLEDVRVLGEREVAGLGALGGALHPHRVDRIHTVARNRRVWLGA